Proteins encoded by one window of Neptunomonas phycophila:
- a CDS encoding Hcp family type VI secretion system effector: MAIYLKIDGLDGDVTAAGHENWVECDSMEWSVNRSLTTKPGQGKDRESTTPVVGEITLTTKMDKTSPLFFAESCVGQGKTAKIHMVQTTPGGIETYMEYTLTNTLISGYSVMSNGDRPVEAVSLNFTKVEMKYTNWNEQHQPEGSVPAGYDIATGVRL; this comes from the coding sequence ATGGCAATTTATCTAAAAATCGACGGACTCGATGGTGACGTAACAGCAGCTGGCCACGAAAACTGGGTTGAATGTGACTCAATGGAGTGGAGCGTAAACCGTAGCCTTACAACTAAGCCTGGTCAAGGTAAAGATCGTGAGTCTACAACACCGGTTGTTGGTGAAATCACGTTAACAACTAAAATGGACAAAACGTCTCCATTGTTCTTCGCTGAATCCTGCGTAGGTCAAGGTAAAACAGCTAAAATCCATATGGTTCAAACTACTCCAGGTGGTATTGAAACATACATGGAATACACGCTGACTAATACGTTGATCAGTGGCTACAGCGTAATGAGCAACGGCGACCGTCCTGTTGAAGCAGTATCGCTAAACTTCACTAAAGTAGAGATGAAGTACACCAACTGGAATGAGCAACATCAGCCAGAAGGTAGCGTCCCTGCAGGCTACGACATCGCCACTGGCGTTCGTCTGTAA
- the aroE gene encoding shikimate dehydrogenase: MDQYVLAGNPVAHSKSPQIHAAFAKATGQDMDYGKLLIPVDDFKEGVAAFLAQGGKGLNVTVPFKEDAWKIADIRSERATLAGAVNTLYVNEQGQLCADNTDGFGIVTDITKNYGVDLTGKRILMMGAGGAVRGAILPFLDEKPAEIVIANRTVSKAQDLADTFAEYGLVSASAYDDLNGYFDVIVNGTSASLNGTVPVMPDGLVDANSLCYDMMYGAEPTAFLRWAQAQGVNKCVDGLGMLVEQAAESFYIWRGVRPETAEVTRSIREQLLSA, encoded by the coding sequence ATGGACCAGTATGTTCTTGCCGGAAATCCGGTAGCACACTCTAAATCTCCTCAAATTCATGCTGCCTTTGCAAAAGCGACAGGCCAAGACATGGATTATGGGAAGTTATTAATTCCAGTTGATGACTTTAAAGAAGGGGTCGCGGCATTTTTGGCTCAAGGCGGTAAAGGGTTAAACGTTACAGTACCGTTTAAAGAAGATGCCTGGAAAATTGCTGATATTAGGTCCGAGCGCGCCACGCTAGCCGGCGCTGTTAATACGCTGTACGTCAATGAACAAGGGCAATTATGCGCTGATAATACTGACGGCTTTGGCATTGTCACAGATATTACGAAAAATTACGGTGTGGATTTAACCGGTAAGCGTATTTTAATGATGGGAGCTGGTGGGGCTGTTCGCGGGGCTATTCTGCCCTTTTTAGATGAAAAACCTGCGGAGATAGTGATTGCCAACCGCACGGTATCAAAGGCTCAAGACTTAGCCGACACATTCGCCGAATACGGCCTGGTTAGTGCAAGCGCATATGATGACCTAAACGGCTACTTTGATGTCATTGTGAACGGGACCTCGGCAAGCTTAAATGGCACCGTTCCGGTTATGCCTGACGGGCTAGTCGATGCTAACTCGCTGTGTTACGACATGATGTATGGTGCAGAGCCAACGGCGTTCTTACGCTGGGCGCAAGCGCAAGGCGTTAATAAATGCGTCGATGGTTTGGGCATGCTGGTCGAGCAAGCGGCCGAATCTTTCTATATTTGGCGAGGCGTGCGTCCGGAGACAGCCGAGGTAACACGTTCAATTCGTGAACAGTTGTTATCTGCTTGA
- a CDS encoding DUF4123 domain-containing protein, giving the protein MNQKATSMTNSASQSPQAWIGACQVMAQPGKLRFWEGQALQAIAYAIVLARSPEDYKAQLYQSLQHNGLDLIRLGDVEPLLQRFKTRGMAQDLVQLARQATPASPVIFGRFQALEETEAKPSVPSVEEVSENPEIAHEYGSTDNSAADLRSDMDVEGPHNTPPASATPEPPQPQWPLPTLTELDWEAIQQQTTLLQQAAQLHHSAPFALWAIIDGANWPEIQHELEAHDPPHACLYSTLDEENRAMAPWLVKLDPDNPVTERFKEQDQINHSGIVFSSNQPIKALREHFRLFTMLWTPADDKSPIYYRFYDPRVLLDSLHILDDWKIGRLLQPIEQLYIPLSPLLGLAEHEDIDNSVDLFGEEYTYQGRILAVAPQAELPDGTVNSRKAFKVTEREFERFGELHGVRAERQLARSLSELYKNEFLPDSYCKAAILGNQKGKEVGMTSQRQVTTLAQCMLQFGEEFPKGYDDAQSIIENQALYAWQRRNELFDWIPRGKVRRDLLKRSKMK; this is encoded by the coding sequence ATGAACCAGAAGGCTACATCGATGACCAACAGCGCTAGTCAAAGTCCGCAAGCTTGGATTGGGGCATGTCAGGTCATGGCGCAACCGGGCAAACTTCGCTTTTGGGAAGGCCAAGCGCTGCAAGCAATTGCCTATGCCATCGTACTGGCTCGCTCACCGGAAGACTACAAAGCACAGCTCTATCAATCACTGCAGCATAACGGGCTCGATCTAATTCGTTTAGGCGACGTAGAGCCTCTACTGCAACGCTTTAAAACGCGCGGCATGGCACAAGACTTAGTGCAGCTAGCACGACAAGCCACCCCTGCCTCGCCGGTCATCTTTGGTCGTTTTCAAGCATTAGAAGAAACCGAGGCCAAACCCAGCGTCCCGAGTGTAGAAGAGGTGTCTGAAAATCCTGAAATAGCTCATGAGTATGGATCAACAGACAATAGCGCAGCGGATCTACGCAGCGACATGGACGTAGAAGGCCCGCACAACACGCCGCCAGCATCAGCAACCCCAGAGCCACCCCAACCGCAATGGCCGCTGCCGACGTTAACCGAGTTAGATTGGGAAGCCATCCAACAGCAAACCACCCTACTCCAGCAAGCTGCGCAACTTCACCACAGCGCCCCATTCGCGCTATGGGCCATCATCGATGGCGCTAACTGGCCAGAGATCCAGCACGAGCTAGAAGCGCACGACCCACCGCACGCTTGCCTGTACAGCACACTGGATGAAGAAAACCGAGCCATGGCCCCGTGGTTAGTCAAGCTTGACCCCGACAACCCAGTTACTGAACGGTTTAAAGAACAAGACCAAATCAACCACAGCGGTATCGTCTTTAGCAGCAATCAACCCATCAAAGCGCTGCGCGAGCACTTTCGACTATTCACCATGCTCTGGACACCGGCGGACGACAAATCGCCCATCTACTACCGTTTCTACGACCCGCGCGTATTGCTCGACTCGCTACACATCTTAGATGATTGGAAAATCGGCCGACTCCTGCAACCCATCGAACAGCTATACATCCCCCTATCGCCTCTGCTTGGCTTAGCCGAACACGAAGACATCGACAACAGCGTCGACCTCTTTGGTGAGGAATACACCTACCAAGGCCGAATCCTCGCCGTGGCACCACAAGCCGAACTCCCGGACGGAACGGTGAACAGCCGAAAAGCGTTTAAAGTCACTGAGCGCGAATTCGAACGGTTTGGGGAACTGCATGGGGTTCGGGCGGAGAGGCAGTTGGCGAGAAGCTTAAGTGAGCTTTATAAAAATGAGTTTTTACCAGACTCATATTGTAAGGCGGCCATCTTAGGGAATCAAAAAGGTAAAGAGGTGGGCATGACATCGCAGCGTCAGGTGACCACGCTTGCACAGTGCATGCTCCAATTCGGAGAAGAGTTTCCTAAGGGGTATGACGATGCGCAGTCTATTATCGAAAACCAAGCACTGTATGCCTGGCAACGAAGAAATGAATTATTTGATTGGATCCCGAGAGGCAAAGTCCGAAGGGACTTGCTGAAACGATCCAAGATGAAGTAA
- a CDS encoding Lon protease family protein → MEKHLPLTPKALYQVCDTDLLPFRTTETLESFSGFFGQERALEAMGFGVGMRRPGYNLFVMGNPHTGRFSFALENLKGIAKKEKKPSDWCYLNNLQDGRYPISVELPAGKATQLRRDNRRLIETLMTELPVAFENPAYLRRKSKVERDFNRHYDQAIEQVERAAREHSIALYRDAGSVGFTPVAEGQAMDEAMFSQLPEEIRDAFNRNISDLEDYLNESLTEMPQWRREAAEKMKVLDRDTARQTISPLIQAVKEKYSHIAGLSDYFNQLESYIVKNSADLLGDEKLLEARSEVGKRNLLDEMFGVNLLVDNNKTKGQPVVFEAHPSYENMFGRVEYNSDMGAMVTNFQMIRPGALHKANGGYLVLEAEKLLEQPYVYSALKRALKAHEIGIESPISDYTGISTISLSPAPIPLHVKIVLIGGRDTYYLLQDLDQDFEKMFRVVVDFEEEVARDPSSIRNYARLMKTIAAEEGLAPLTREAVARLVEQSSRLSGDQEKISTHIGDLVDLLCEADYKRIANQDDLITAHHVEMALEAQSRRTGRLSEKILESILNETVLIDTDGEAVGKCNGLTVLEVGDVAFGSPARITATVHPGTRGIVDIEREVQLGQSIHSKGVLILSGFLGHQYAQDFPLTLSASIAMEQSYGYVDGDSASLAETCILISALTHIPIQQCFAVTGSINQYGEVQAIGGVNEKIEGFFKLCQTRGLTGKQGVVIPKANVRNLMLKKEVVEAAEQGLFHVYAVSTVDECLGILMDKTPGKRKDDGSFPQRSINHQVVKRLKELHKALADK, encoded by the coding sequence ATGGAAAAGCACCTACCCCTGACACCTAAAGCGCTTTATCAAGTCTGTGACACAGACCTACTTCCTTTTCGAACCACTGAAACGTTAGAAAGCTTCTCCGGATTTTTTGGACAAGAGCGAGCGCTAGAAGCCATGGGCTTTGGTGTTGGTATGCGCCGCCCTGGATATAATTTGTTTGTGATGGGGAATCCGCATACGGGGCGTTTTTCATTTGCCTTAGAAAACCTGAAAGGCATCGCAAAAAAAGAAAAAAAACCGTCCGACTGGTGCTACCTCAATAATCTGCAAGACGGCCGCTATCCCATCAGTGTGGAGCTACCGGCCGGTAAAGCAACGCAGCTTCGTCGGGATAACCGCCGACTCATTGAAACCCTGATGACGGAACTGCCGGTCGCCTTCGAGAACCCGGCATACCTACGCCGTAAAAGTAAAGTAGAGCGTGACTTTAACCGCCATTACGATCAAGCCATCGAGCAGGTAGAACGTGCCGCACGCGAGCATAGTATAGCGTTATACCGTGATGCCGGTTCCGTTGGCTTTACGCCGGTTGCCGAAGGACAGGCCATGGACGAGGCAATGTTCTCACAGTTACCGGAAGAAATACGGGATGCCTTTAACCGTAACATTTCGGACCTTGAAGATTATCTCAATGAAAGTCTTACCGAAATGCCTCAGTGGCGACGTGAAGCGGCTGAAAAAATGAAAGTGCTGGATCGCGATACGGCGCGCCAAACTATTTCGCCTCTCATACAAGCCGTTAAAGAAAAATACAGCCACATAGCCGGTCTAAGTGATTATTTTAATCAACTAGAAAGCTACATTGTTAAAAATAGCGCCGATTTGCTGGGCGATGAAAAGTTGTTAGAGGCGCGTTCGGAGGTCGGTAAACGTAACCTCTTAGACGAGATGTTTGGGGTCAACCTATTAGTTGATAACAACAAAACCAAAGGCCAGCCCGTCGTCTTTGAAGCGCACCCTAGTTACGAGAATATGTTTGGCCGCGTCGAGTACAACAGCGATATGGGCGCGATGGTGACTAACTTTCAAATGATTCGCCCCGGCGCCTTACATAAAGCCAATGGCGGCTATTTAGTCTTGGAAGCAGAAAAGTTGCTGGAGCAACCTTATGTTTACAGCGCGCTTAAACGCGCATTGAAAGCGCACGAAATCGGTATCGAAAGCCCCATTAGCGATTACACAGGCATTAGCACTATCTCGCTAAGCCCAGCTCCTATTCCGCTGCATGTAAAAATTGTATTAATCGGTGGTCGGGATACTTACTATCTGTTGCAAGATCTGGATCAAGATTTCGAAAAGATGTTCCGTGTGGTGGTCGACTTTGAAGAAGAAGTCGCACGTGACCCCTCTTCGATACGCAACTATGCCCGTTTAATGAAAACCATTGCTGCTGAAGAAGGCCTAGCACCTCTGACACGAGAAGCGGTTGCGCGTTTAGTCGAGCAAAGCTCGCGCTTATCAGGTGATCAAGAAAAAATATCCACGCACATTGGCGATTTAGTGGATTTACTGTGCGAAGCTGATTACAAACGGATTGCCAATCAAGATGATCTGATTACCGCTCATCACGTGGAGATGGCCCTAGAAGCACAATCTCGGCGTACCGGCCGCTTATCAGAAAAGATTCTAGAAAGTATCTTAAACGAGACTGTCCTCATTGATACCGATGGTGAGGCGGTAGGTAAATGTAATGGCCTTACTGTACTGGAAGTAGGCGATGTGGCTTTTGGTTCTCCGGCGCGCATCACGGCAACCGTTCACCCAGGCACGCGCGGTATTGTGGATATTGAGCGTGAAGTGCAGCTAGGCCAGTCTATCCATTCAAAAGGCGTTTTGATTTTATCAGGCTTCTTAGGCCATCAATACGCGCAAGACTTCCCTCTAACGCTCTCCGCGAGCATTGCCATGGAGCAATCGTATGGTTATGTCGATGGTGACAGTGCGTCGTTAGCCGAAACCTGTATTTTAATTTCGGCACTCACGCATATTCCTATCCAGCAATGTTTTGCGGTGACTGGGTCAATTAACCAATACGGAGAAGTACAAGCGATAGGCGGTGTAAACGAGAAGATAGAAGGTTTCTTTAAGCTTTGCCAAACTCGCGGTTTAACGGGCAAGCAAGGGGTGGTCATCCCTAAAGCTAACGTGCGTAACTTGATGCTTAAAAAAGAAGTCGTCGAAGCCGCTGAGCAAGGCTTGTTTCATGTTTATGCGGTATCTACGGTGGATGAGTGCTTAGGTATCTTAATGGACAAGACACCCGGCAAGCGCAAAGACGATGGCAGCTTCCCACAGCGCAGTATCAACCATCAGGTTGTAAAGCGCCTAAAAGAGTTGCACAAAGCGTTGGCAGACAAGTAA
- the dprA gene encoding DNA-processing protein DprA yields MADPKDWIGLSLLSGIGPAKLSRLFYNDWTPQRLLAQTDHSPFAISSENRTQLIDFVDQRGTLWEQCCEVEASLTSLNARLLMPDSDDYPPLLRAAPDHPILLFVKGNVEALHLPMIALVGSRHASAGGLRHAYQFSKALTEAGFVVSSGLALGIDGEAHKAAVELQKPTIAVMGTGIDKVYPARHKGLAEAILASGGALVSELLPGAPPLAPHFPRRNRIISGLSTGVLVVEAAVKSGSLITARQALQQGREVFALPGSIDHPGSRGCHALIRQGATLVESMDHMVDELRGFLGGYRAFVDTAQQKTTQKRVSAIPTMEQAPLLEADLSELDASQQRVLQGIDYSHTFVEDICLNLSLAHDQLSTVLVELELFGWIESVAGGYRRIR; encoded by the coding sequence GTGGCTGATCCAAAGGATTGGATAGGGCTCAGTTTGCTGTCGGGTATTGGTCCGGCAAAGCTCTCGCGGCTGTTTTATAACGATTGGACGCCGCAACGATTACTGGCGCAAACGGACCACTCTCCTTTTGCTATTTCTAGTGAAAACCGTACGCAACTCATAGATTTTGTTGATCAACGCGGCACGTTATGGGAGCAGTGTTGCGAGGTGGAAGCCTCGTTAACCTCGCTTAACGCAAGGCTGCTCATGCCGGATAGCGATGATTACCCACCATTACTGCGAGCCGCACCTGACCACCCTATTCTGTTATTTGTTAAAGGCAATGTTGAGGCCTTGCATCTACCCATGATTGCATTGGTTGGGAGTCGCCATGCCAGCGCTGGCGGGTTGCGCCATGCTTACCAGTTTTCTAAAGCGCTAACAGAGGCAGGCTTTGTCGTTAGTAGTGGTTTAGCGCTAGGCATTGATGGCGAGGCTCATAAAGCCGCGGTTGAGCTACAAAAGCCAACTATCGCGGTTATGGGGACAGGTATCGATAAAGTTTACCCAGCTCGACATAAAGGCTTGGCCGAGGCTATTTTGGCATCAGGTGGTGCGCTTGTGTCTGAGTTGTTACCCGGTGCGCCTCCGCTTGCTCCTCACTTTCCTCGTCGTAATCGTATTATCAGTGGGTTGTCGACGGGCGTTTTGGTGGTCGAGGCGGCGGTAAAAAGCGGCTCTCTCATTACAGCTCGTCAAGCTTTGCAGCAAGGGCGAGAGGTTTTTGCGCTGCCGGGTTCTATTGATCATCCTGGAAGCCGAGGGTGTCATGCTTTAATCCGCCAAGGGGCCACGCTCGTGGAATCTATGGATCACATGGTGGACGAGCTACGCGGCTTTTTAGGTGGATACCGTGCGTTTGTCGATACTGCTCAGCAAAAAACAACACAAAAAAGGGTTTCGGCTATCCCTACGATGGAACAGGCTCCTTTGTTAGAGGCTGATTTATCGGAACTCGACGCTAGCCAGCAAAGAGTGCTTCAAGGTATCGACTACTCCCACACGTTTGTTGAAGATATATGCCTTAATCTAAGCCTCGCGCATGACCAATTGAGTACAGTACTTGTCGAGCTAGAGCTCTTTGGGTGGATTGAATCTGTAGCGGGAGGCTATCGGCGTATTCGTTAA
- a CDS encoding L-threonylcarbamoyladenylate synthase, translating to MNTWHISQAARVVRQGGVIAYPTEAVWGLGCDPFNASAVERLLLLKRRPVEKGVILIAASLSQVAPLIDPLTEEEKERLSATWPGPYTWLLPDPHEWVPNWIKGKHSEVAVRISDHPLVRALCTAVDGPLVSTSANPGGAAPAKSLWEVNAYFGSRLDYKVDGKLGGLDRPTRIQSLQGSKIIRN from the coding sequence ATGAATACATGGCATATATCTCAGGCAGCGCGTGTTGTTCGCCAAGGAGGCGTTATCGCATACCCGACAGAAGCTGTTTGGGGTTTGGGATGTGATCCCTTTAATGCGTCGGCAGTGGAGCGTCTTTTGTTACTGAAACGTCGCCCAGTAGAAAAGGGTGTTATCTTGATAGCGGCGTCGTTATCTCAGGTAGCGCCTTTGATTGATCCTTTAACAGAGGAAGAAAAAGAGCGTCTCAGTGCAACCTGGCCAGGGCCATATACGTGGTTGCTGCCGGACCCTCATGAATGGGTACCTAACTGGATAAAAGGCAAGCATTCAGAGGTTGCTGTACGCATTAGTGACCACCCTTTAGTACGTGCGTTGTGTACTGCAGTGGACGGGCCATTGGTGTCGACTTCGGCTAACCCTGGAGGGGCTGCGCCTGCTAAAAGCCTATGGGAAGTAAATGCTTACTTCGGTTCTAGGCTAGATTACAAAGTGGATGGAAAGTTAGGTGGCTTGGATAGGCCTACACGTATCCAGTCATTGCAAGGCAGTAAAATCATACGAAATTAA
- a CDS encoding type VI secretion system Vgr family protein: MAVFTQQGRLLAMDSPLGDDVLLLTRLEGEESVSSLFEINIEAYSSRNNIKPVDIVGQNVTLKIAATDENALLVTNEYRYINGYIKSFKQEGQHLHDLRGYSAVVVPWLWFLTQTSDCKIFQFKTVQDIVSSIFKENGFSDFQFRVVGQHPAREYCVQYQESDFDFVSRLLEEEGIYYYFEHSADSHTLVLSDHIGGYGACEEESVSYNAGSQSEHTIHNWYHSFEFMAGRHTHRDFDFKKPSNRLQTSAAANMEVSGVAKYEHYRYPGRYHDKSLGDQFSRIRVEADEAAYNAVNGESGCRSFTAGHSFTLNRHEDSPEEQGEYVLLSVAHTAQDYSFTSNDEQEKSYSNAFRCISSDTIFRPEQKTPWPSMQGPQSAVVVGPAGEEIYTDEYGRVKIQFPWDRYGQHNENSSCWVRISQNWAGRNYGSLVIPRIGQEVIVDFYDGNPDRPIITGRVYNAEQMPPNQLPSGKTRMTIKTQTHKGTGFNELTFEDEADEEFIYMHAQKNMETHVENSRQSRIEFDDTTSVGNDSNLVVAKNRLETIEGNHDATVKGKQLEKIDGDKGLTVGGDWKNKVGGDLTFKASGNIILDASKITLVAGSAAVVVSGGSVKAIPKMSVGPGGAGGAAVPTTPSVMKAAAGTGSPFVSHCPNADKEAS, from the coding sequence ATGGCTGTGTTTACCCAGCAAGGCCGCCTATTGGCAATGGATAGCCCGCTAGGCGATGACGTATTACTGCTAACTCGTCTTGAAGGTGAAGAGTCTGTATCGTCATTGTTCGAAATTAACATCGAAGCCTATTCATCACGTAACAATATTAAACCTGTTGATATTGTCGGCCAAAACGTTACCTTAAAAATTGCTGCCACTGATGAAAACGCGCTGCTGGTAACCAATGAATATCGCTACATTAATGGTTACATCAAAAGCTTTAAGCAAGAAGGCCAACACCTACATGATTTGCGTGGTTACTCCGCCGTTGTGGTGCCTTGGTTGTGGTTTTTAACCCAAACCAGTGACTGTAAGATTTTTCAGTTTAAAACCGTACAAGATATCGTCTCTTCCATCTTTAAAGAGAACGGTTTTAGCGACTTCCAGTTCCGTGTGGTAGGCCAGCATCCTGCACGCGAATATTGCGTACAGTATCAAGAGAGCGATTTTGATTTTGTATCACGCTTGCTCGAAGAAGAAGGTATTTATTATTACTTTGAGCACAGTGCTGATTCCCATACGCTGGTTCTTAGTGATCATATCGGAGGCTACGGTGCCTGCGAAGAAGAGTCGGTAAGCTACAATGCGGGCTCTCAGTCGGAGCATACCATTCATAATTGGTATCACTCGTTCGAGTTTATGGCAGGTCGCCATACGCATCGTGACTTTGATTTTAAAAAGCCTAGTAATCGCTTACAAACCTCGGCCGCCGCTAATATGGAGGTGTCGGGCGTTGCTAAGTATGAACACTACCGTTATCCCGGGCGTTATCACGATAAGTCCCTAGGCGATCAGTTCTCACGTATTCGCGTCGAAGCCGATGAGGCGGCTTACAATGCCGTCAATGGTGAAAGTGGCTGTCGAAGCTTTACGGCGGGCCATAGTTTTACCCTTAATCGGCATGAAGATTCGCCCGAAGAACAAGGCGAATATGTATTGCTGAGTGTGGCGCATACCGCACAAGATTATTCATTTACCAGCAACGACGAGCAAGAGAAAAGCTACAGCAATGCATTTCGCTGTATCAGTTCTGACACCATCTTCCGTCCCGAACAAAAAACGCCTTGGCCTAGCATGCAAGGCCCGCAAAGCGCAGTGGTGGTAGGTCCCGCGGGTGAAGAAATCTACACCGATGAATACGGTCGCGTTAAGATCCAGTTTCCTTGGGACCGTTACGGCCAACACAACGAGAACAGCTCGTGCTGGGTTCGCATTAGCCAAAACTGGGCTGGCCGCAACTACGGTAGTTTAGTTATCCCGCGTATCGGCCAAGAAGTGATCGTCGATTTTTACGATGGCAACCCCGACCGCCCTATTATCACCGGGCGAGTCTACAACGCCGAACAAATGCCGCCTAACCAATTACCGAGCGGCAAAACCCGGATGACCATCAAAACTCAAACCCATAAAGGGACTGGGTTTAACGAGCTCACATTTGAAGATGAAGCCGATGAAGAGTTCATCTACATGCATGCCCAAAAGAACATGGAAACGCATGTCGAAAACTCGCGCCAGTCACGTATCGAGTTTGATGACACCACCTCTGTGGGGAATGACTCTAACCTTGTGGTCGCCAAAAACCGTTTAGAAACCATCGAAGGCAATCACGATGCGACGGTAAAAGGCAAACAGCTCGAAAAAATCGATGGCGATAAAGGCCTAACCGTTGGTGGAGACTGGAAAAATAAAGTAGGTGGCGACCTCACGTTTAAAGCCTCCGGCAATATTATTCTAGATGCCTCAAAAATTACCTTGGTAGCCGGTAGTGCCGCCGTGGTTGTTTCTGGCGGTAGCGTTAAAGCTATCCCTAAAATGAGTGTCGGTCCCGGTGGTGCGGGTGGCGCGGCGGTTCCCACGACCCCTTCTGTTATGAAAGCAGCGGCGGGTACGGGATCCCCGTTTGTATCCCACTGCCCGAACGCCGATAAAGAAGCTTCATGA
- the hemF gene encoding oxygen-dependent coproporphyrinogen oxidase, whose translation MSVPNIDAVKAYLLSLQDSICDALAEADAKQVFVEDAWERPSGGGGRTRVISEGGIFEKGGVNFSHVFGESMPASATAHRPELAGRSFQAMGVSLVMHPRNPYIPTSHANVRFFIAEKEGEDPVWWFGGGFDLTPYYGNDEDCRHWHQTAKNACEPFGEDIFPRYKQWCDDYFHIKHRDEPRGVGGLFFDDLNELGFEKSFALMQSIGNAYLDAYLPIVERRKAAPFGEREREFQAYRRGRYVEFNLVYDRGTLFGLQSGGRTESILMSLPPDVKWGYDWHPEPGTPEAELYTRYLTPRNWLEV comes from the coding sequence ATGTCCGTACCGAACATTGATGCCGTAAAAGCTTATCTTTTAAGCCTTCAAGACTCCATTTGCGATGCACTTGCTGAAGCCGATGCTAAACAAGTGTTTGTCGAAGACGCATGGGAAAGGCCAAGCGGAGGTGGTGGACGAACGCGTGTAATTTCAGAGGGCGGTATCTTTGAGAAAGGCGGTGTGAACTTCTCTCATGTGTTTGGTGAATCCATGCCTGCGTCGGCAACCGCACATCGGCCAGAGTTAGCTGGGCGCAGTTTTCAGGCCATGGGCGTGTCATTGGTGATGCATCCGCGCAACCCTTACATACCCACCTCGCATGCTAATGTGCGTTTTTTTATTGCTGAAAAAGAAGGTGAAGATCCGGTTTGGTGGTTTGGGGGCGGGTTCGATTTAACCCCTTATTACGGCAATGACGAAGACTGCCGTCATTGGCACCAAACGGCCAAAAATGCGTGCGAGCCATTTGGCGAAGATATTTTCCCGCGCTATAAACAATGGTGTGATGATTATTTTCATATTAAACACCGTGACGAGCCGCGAGGCGTTGGCGGCTTGTTTTTTGACGACTTAAATGAGCTAGGCTTTGAGAAAAGTTTTGCGCTTATGCAGTCAATTGGCAACGCCTATTTAGACGCTTACCTGCCCATCGTTGAGCGCCGCAAGGCTGCACCGTTTGGAGAACGTGAGCGAGAGTTTCAGGCGTACCGTCGTGGTCGATACGTGGAGTTCAATTTGGTGTATGACCGCGGCACTTTGTTTGGGCTTCAGTCCGGTGGTCGCACCGAATCTATCCTTATGTCATTACCACCTGACGTGAAGTGGGGATACGATTGGCACCCCGAGCCTGGCACACCAGAAGCTGAACTGTATACGCGTTACTTAACACCACGTAATTGGTTGGAGGTGTAA